CCTTGAGAGCTATCTTACAGTCAGGCTGCAACCATAATAATTTGGTTTCTTTTTGAGGGCTGTATGGATGGTAAAAAGTATGTTAACTAAAACATATTTTCTTAATGTGATTAGAATAtagttcttgttttgtttttcctgcctGCACAGTCTAGAAAAAACTGTTAAGAAGTGGTTGTGCCCCAGCCATGTTATACAATTTTTAAACATGTCTATTTTCATCACATTTTTGTAGCCTAAGGCTCTGTTTATCATTGCATTGAATGGTTTTAACACGGTTCTTCCTCGAAGAATGCTAACAGTTTGACATTGCTAATACCTCTTCAGCATCAGAGCAGACAGAGCCTACATGATTTCATCAGCTTAGTTCTTGGAATAGGTGCCAATTTATccaattaaaaagcaaaaaaaatgagTTATACTAAGCCAGGAAAAGGCTAGCTAGTCTTTCCTGTTCTTACATTGTCTGATATTTTGGAGTGTTGGGTGTGACAGTAACTGATGTGAAACAATGTCCTAAGAGTGGTTTTGTAATCAAATTTCTTTGGCTAACTTTTTGGAGGTCCAACTACAATGTTGCAATTGGCATTACTCCAATAGTTAATGACATGTGGCAACTGTAGCCCATTTGAGGCATGTGGGGAGAATGGCAGATTGAGCATCATAATTTGTTTAGGAACCAGTCTGCAAAAAGTAATTCCTGTTGTGTCTCTCCTCCTTGTATTAGTAGAGATTCTTAGCACCTATTCCTAGGCCTAATTCAATAATAATTTTATCTTTACATTTTAGTTGTTAAGGTTTGATTCTTTAGCTGTGGAACTGCAGAATAATTTATTTCAATTAAATCTATGAATGATTTCTAGATTGAAAAAGCCACCAACTCTCAGAAGCTTAAAGtttttactattatttatatAACAGAAACCCTAACAGGGTCAGCATCTCATTGTCccatgtgctgtacaaacacacacaaagaagttTCCCCTCTCCAAAGAGCTTCCATTACAACTGAATAAGTATTTCTTTTCCTAACAGCAAGGTTTGTGGAAAGTAGCAGaaaactttaaaatgtgtttttagaaAAATTGAGTTTTCTTTGAACATTGTGGATGAGCTAGTCATTCTGTAAACACTGCTTTCAAGAAAAAGATAATTTGTTGTGCTTGTAAATGTGCTAGTCATAGCACTAGAAATTGAACTGCTCTAGTTATTTACAGAATAAGTAAAACACATGCAGGGGAAAAGCCAATGGTCCTACTAATGTGCCTTCACTTGAGCATGATAATTATCCCCTACTTCATACCTCTAAAGCAGTGAAACTCAAATCTCTGTGGTTCAGGAACCAAATTAGccatcaacattacccaaaagagttgcagtagtgtgaattcttcctttaatttactatagtactatatattcatatttaaacagtatgaaggggaaatatttagtttatattattctcacagcaaaatgattgACCATGTATTAtgattttatcaactacaattggttaataacatggtaaaagcatcctgattagTTAATAACTtaggttaataattaaatcacacagtgttttaatatgtgctgcaaagagccattTGTGACTCTCAaacctcagtctgagtatcactgctgcAAATAAATCCTTGGCTTCTCTATGGAGACTACCAAAAAAAGTGCCAGTTGTGGCTGTAGATGTTATTTGGGGGTCCCCTTTTAATTCTTACTTTAATGGAGGcaacaaattgtcaacattttaACCACAAAGTTGCCTAGGCCCCTTCTAGGCAGGGTTAGATGACACAATGGTTAAAACTCTGTCATTTGGTGGACACTGGTAGTACTGTAGTATTTTCTTGGAAAAACTTGAGACGTTGAGATACAGCCACAGAGCTGATGGTATTGATTTTCAATTATTATTAGCTGTAACCATTGAAAATTAATTTGTACCTCCTAGTTCATGGAGTCCATGAAAAGAATCTGCCATTTATATTTAAAAGAGAGAGCGTTCTAGTTTGTTTTGGAAGAATTTGACCAGCTCTTTATAGGTGGAAGTGTCCAGTGTTAAGAACTGTATTCATGACTAATTGATATGTTGCTGAGATTTATAGGTATAGCAACAGAAATACTTTTGTTAAGGGAAGCTGAGCTGCAATGGAAACCCATTAAGCGTTTTGCTCAATTCTGAGTAACCGATATTACAAAACATGATAGAGGAAGGATTCTTTTCAACCCAAATGTTGAATTTACCCATTGATCATGAACCTTATGAGTAGACTATACATAGATACAGTGCATACAAAGTGAGTATGCATAGAGTAATGCTGGGTTTTAGCTCTGATACACTGCCTGACTACTAGGTAATGTATGTGTGAATTTGTCTGCTCATTTTAGGTTCATGGTAAAACTAATCAGGGAATAAAATGTTAAGAGTTCCACTATGATAGCCTTCTGCAACAACTTGAAAAGTTACTTCTGCATTGGATAGAGCAAAAATGTAGAATAAAACAGTGGGTTTACAATTTCAAGTGTTTAATAATCACAGATGGCTAGTATAATCAGAAATGACTGACATTTTGCATATTTACAGTATCCGTTAAATAACTAACCTGAAAATTGTTATTTATTTGATCAGATGACTTAAAAAATTGAAATGGATAATAGAACCTAGCCCAGGTAGGTGACAACAAAAATACTATTTGATGGCCCGTGGGGAATCAATTAGTGTTTATAATCGACACAGATGTTGGCAGTCTCAGTGAGAAGCTAAGCATCTGAATGAGCCTTGTAGATCCCTCCAGGTCAAGATTTGAAAGGATATTGGCTGGGCTGTGTGTGTAACTGTACATTGCCATTGccttataaaaacaaaacttcagaCTCCAGGTCTGTCAATCACAAGCAGTAAAGTCACTTCAGAAAGCATTTTCACTACTATATATGACTTTTAAGAAACTTTCCAGATACTGAATGTCTCTCTTTCACTACCATTTTATTGCTATTTTTATGGGGGAGgggactttttgtgtgtgtgtgtgtgtgtgtgtgtgtgtgtgtgtgtcagaaaaACTACTTGCCTCCTTCAGCTTATGTTACAGCAGCAGTTTGTACTACTGTGTAGTCTTGCAACATCCAATCCTTAAGACTGTTGATGAGAATCAAAGATGGCACAAAGCAGTGTCCATCACATAATATTTATTTTCAGTTCCATTCAAAAGACAGTTTTTTCCGAAGTGGAGATAGAGAACAAAATTGGTTGGATGTTtgctctttttatttgttttttgttttgttgtaagaGTGTTGCAAACCAATAAATCACAAGTGGCCTTTAAAATCACCAATGCTGCTGCAGACAGCATTGCCAATATATTTTGTTCCAGTTACATGATCTAGCTTTGAAGCTGGAGGTCGTTGATTTGAATCTTGGTGGAATACCATTAATCATGTTAATGTGTAGAGTTAATACATGATGTTTTGGAGCCTGTAGATATGCTGACTTCAGTAGTTTAGAAACTGGCTTCTTGGCATGATAGAAAGTTAACTGTAGAAACAGGAGTTTCCTTGGTGGCTTTTACGTGTTTAGAACAAGGTTGTCTAAATTCTTGTCTGTGATATTGTCTGCGATCCAAATACATGCTCGACTTTCCAAGTTACGCAAGAATTTTCAAATAGATGCAGCAGTTAAGGAGGAGGAGATGCCAAAAATCATTTATCTCCAGCTATAGATGCAACTGTGGTGTTTACTATGACTATCTGGATACTAAACTAATTTTGTATATGAGCACTTCCACTTTTATTTTGAAAGCTGCAATCAGCTGAAAATGAAAATTAGACCTGCTTTTCTGAAGATGCCAATGGACATTTCACCTCCTATGGCTCTCTACTAAGCACTATTTTACAGGTTATAATCCATAACCGCAGCTCTAATGATGGATGTTTAAGAAAATGGCTTGAACACCAAGTCTCTAAAAACTGATTCCCACACTATGAGCTATGAAACGTTTCTTAGTGGTCTTCAATATTAgatattttgaaaaatcaggcaatTGTACTTTGGGAGGTTAAAAGAGGTGGTCTGTGAAAAATGGAAGGGTAAGACTTTTCTTATTAAATGGTCTCGAACCACTGCTGTGAAATAAGATAAATGTCTATCTTTAGTACTAATTATTAGCATAAAATATAGTTCAAGACTAGGTAGGGAGCCACAAAGGCCAAGATCAGTATAGTAGAGGCCTGGGTTGTGTACTGGCTGAAAAAAGGAAAGATAATTATGTACTAGAAAGAAATGCATGTCTGCTACATAGAAATTATATTTAAACACCTCCGTGGAAGATAGAGAATTAATAAGACATGTCACCACTTTGATTCATACCCTATTGTCTGacgagaaaagaaaagagaaacccCAAAATTTACTGTATTGCTTCATTCTTTTAAACCGACATTGCAAAACACCCAGCTACATTGGCAAGGTTAATGCAAGGTACTCTTtatagctaaataaataaataaaagatagtTTTGTCAGTCCATTGTGAGACTTGCTTTATTGCCATTGTAAGATTTAAAACTAACTTTAATGGATgtcatttgcagtggtgttgtagccatgttggtcccaggatattaaagacagaaggtgggtgaggtaatatcttttattggaccaacttctgttggtgaaagagacaagcttttgagagcTCTGCGTAGCTCTTCTCTCCCCCATTGCCTCTTTAATGGATGCCATTCATTTTTCTGAAAcagaattatataaaaaaaaactgtGAAAAGACCATTAAAGTTTTGTGTTCAGCACTCTGTGCTTCGATCCCTCTGCCTTGTCCCCTCTTACCCATTCTACCATCCTATGCCTGACTTTTGCCCTGCCTTTCCCtgtccccatctccctccctcagcTTCTGCCTGTGTCCCCTTATCTTAactgtttcccttttcctctcccaTGGTCTTCATCCTGATACCTGCTCCTGTCTCTTTTTCCTCCATCGCTCCATCCCACCCCCATTCTTTGTATTCAAGTCAAGCTGCTCTCCTCCTTCACCTTGCTGTCTGAGTGAGAGCATTGAGAGACAGCGTTGTTGCTCTTGGTTCCATTGCCTGCCACAGCAATGgcccctggcagaggggaggagtATTTACAGGGAAaatcctgctctgcccctgcagccctgGAATGGAGCATTCAGTTGCTGTGTAGGACTAGCACAAATCTTTTCAGGTCTTTATATTGGAACTGAGGATGAAGCCTGCTCAGTGCACATGGACTTCAGAGAACTTAGCTGTCAGTTCTAACAAGTTTCTACTGAGCATGTACAAAccgggttttggtttgtttgtttttttgtgtttatAGCTTGGCCAGATTTGGGTGAATTTTCATGAAAATTCCATCCCTGATATCAGAACAATCATCTctccaaatttcaagtccttacTCCAAAACATGGAGGCACTAGATCATCTCAGTGAAATaattacaggattttttttttaaatagccaaaACATAATTTTCCCTAACCTCATTCTCAGAGATGGCTGAACCATGTTAGCTGaaactttcccccccaaaaaaatgcaTCTAGACACAGACAGCCGGCATGAAAAACTTCAGCCCAAACGATtagtttagcaaagttataagcaactgaaaacaaagcTTTGGAAAGTGTTTGCCTGTCTATAGGTGCTACTAGCTGTGCCACCTGTATTGTGATGACAACAGAAATGTGTCTATAAAGGAACAAACATACTTGGAATAACTTTTCTTGTTTTCCTTGTTTAGATATAGAAATGATTAGATTGTGGAGTTCTGTCATTCAGTCACTCTTCCATTTCCTACCAGAATCTGTCCTTTTAGAATCTTATTCTTTAAAACTGAATTATAAAAAGTATGGATgattttttgtgtatgtgtggCTTTCTTTAAGTATAACTACCTGTTCTAAATACGTGACTTACTAATGGAGTTGcagtttaaaataatgtaatggaTATTTTATTCAGGTAATGGAAGAATCTATAATTGTTGGCATCTGGAtaccatggggtggggggtgtttggttGGTTTCTTAACGGAAATAACTACCTATATTAGGATTGGTACTGAAACTAGCTTtatgttaaaaatgtttttgtagCTTGATGTATGCATTCTGAAGTTTAAATACTGATCTTGAGTGAATAATTAAACAGTGCTAGCATAAAATATAACTGTAAAGAATTGATATTACTAATTATACCTAttgcaatatttttaaatcatttgttaattttctttatttttggtgTTGGAATACTGTAATCTTTTTTAAACAGAGATAAATTTGTGGGCTAAACCTCACCCCTCCGGTAAAAACATGCATCATTTCAGCATCAATTTTCTGCAGAATATCTTTGTAGTTGACACTGGGACATTCATTATATCAGACCACCTTGCAGGACTGCATGTCACAGATGAACTTGATTTATTATTCATAACTATAGGGAAATTGCCATAAGAATATCCCTTGAAAATAGTCTTGTGCAAGCCGTTTTTTTGTTCCAGCATGTTATTTATGAACCAGAATTACCTTATGACATTGTTGAGTCAACTTCAGAAGAGCATGTCTCTTCTCTGACTAATATTGGTAAAATGCATCCTtatactgtctttttttttttttttaagagaatcaATCAACAAccatgtcaacttcagctataaaaaacataagaaataaatgtttgtttcaaaTGAGTTAGCTGATAGCATAGCCAAGCATAATAAATCAAAACTGTTTCTATTCTtacaaatctgattttttttttaaatcagactgtGTATGCATTCAGCAATCTGTATCCCAAAAGAAAATAAGACCTAATTACATATTGTATGAATATTGGGAATAACTATTTTAACTTGGCATAGATTTCAGGGTTTTGAGGCAGGTCTAGAAACCTTGATAGCTGCACTTTCTATGCATGTAAATGCTTCTATGCAAAGCTTATCACTTTGACAAACCTTAGACcagtgatccccaaacttttAAGGGTTGTGCAcctccttacccctgtccatgcccctttccccccctcccccaccgtcggggctgggagccggctAGAGCTCCAGGGGGTCagacagggtaagggggccaaggccgcagctgggggtgggtctgggtccaggagtggggctgaggatggAGCCGCGgccaggggccaaggctgggggtgggagcagagctgtagccagGCTGTGATGGGAGTCTGCAGCTGGGCCCGCAGCCAGGTGTAGCtccgctcccacccccagcctcagccctgagccgAGAATGGAGCCAAGGTTGAGGAtagggccaggagctggggccacagctgcgtatggggccggagcagagctgggggctttgtggcgctccctccccgccccccccccatcgtGACCCACCCCAtcggggctggcctgggcccctccgtgtcttcccctccctccctcccccccgaaacGTTCCACTTGGGGGCACacgccacagtttgagaacctctgccttagACTGTAGTCTCCTGGGAAACCCATAACAGACATTTGAAATGCAATGTTTACACTTACCTTGGATATCTTCCTCTAGTTAATAACGTCATACATCATAATAAACTGGCTTTACTGTCTATTATAGTGGCTTATCATTGGCCTaaacaaaaaatattgaaattgtATAGACACTTTTGATTTGTAAAAAGTTGTTCactatgttctctctctctctctctctctccctccctcccccccgtccccctttATAGGAGTATATTAAGGGACTCTGTGAACCTGAACTAGAAGAAAAGGAATGTTATCCAAAGGATATGCACTGCATTTTTGTTGGAGCACAGAGCCTGTTTCTTAACTGTCTTATTCAGGATACCTGTGCTGATATAACAGTGCAGGAAATAGGATTACTTAGTATTAAGGGTGGTGCGGAGGCTGTTGTGATGGCTAGAAGTCATATTCAGCAGTTTGTGATGCTCTTTGAAAACAATGAAGGCTTATTAAGTGACAAGGAATCGAACATAAAAAAGCAATTTAAACAATTTGTGGAAGCACATGCAGATAAATATACAATGGACTTGTTGATCTTGCCTAGCTCTCTTAAAAGAGAACTTCTGAATCTTACACAAAGTGATTGCTGTGAAGCAGATGGCAATATTATAGATCTTACTACAGATTCTGAAAGTACACCAGAGTtttcacaaaacaaaacccccaaattaACTGTAATGAGTGGAGATGGAAGAACAATTGGAGAGGAAGCAAGAAAAAAAGCTGGAACCCCTGTAACAGAGCTTACAAAACAAATGGACACTGTGTTTTCCAATGCACCAGGAAAGTGTTTTGTTCCTATTAATGGTGTGACTCCACTTGAGGCATCTGTTTCCAAAGAGAGACAGTCATGTAAAAGGAGGTGTTCTGATGCTGAGGAAAGGCTTCCTAAGAAACAGTTTTCATTAGAAAGTGATCAGGAGGGCAGGCCTACACCATGCAGTAAAGATCCAGATAGGGATGCAGTTATTGATCTGGTTTCTGATAGCTGCAATGAGTCGGATGATCCACGCTTCTCTATTACAGACTGTGATGACATTAGTGAGGAAATGGAATACAAGATTCTTGTAAACTTTTTCAGGACCATGGGATATTCCCAAAAAATTGTAGAGAAAGTTATTAGTGAACTGGGACAATCAATGGAACCATTAATGCTCCTGGAAGCAATAGAAAAGGAAAGTACAAAGTTTCAGAAGGAAAAGGAACAGTCACCGCAGATATCTAGAACTGTAAGTGTGCATTCAGGTGGTAATGCAGATCTTTCACAGACTCTGAAAGATAGAGGTTCTATCAGTAAAAATCAACTTAAACCCAGTCATACTTTAAAGGAgacaaaaaatgtaaaacaaaaaagagCGAATTCACCACGTGCACAGCTCCGGGCAGAAGACAAAATGCATGTGACAGACTATAAAAATAAATCTGCTCTTCCTTCCACTAAAAATTCAACAGAGCATTGTAAACAAGTACATTTGAATTCTTCTGATCAGAGTCCCAATTCCAGGACAAATGATATAGAAACTGATGGTCTCATACCGTCTTTTAACACTGCACAAGAATTAAAGAAATATGGAGCACTAAAAGATGTTGACTTTGTAGCAAGAGGGAGCTCAGACCGAGAGCATGCATCAGTTCAGACTGAAACTGTAGTTCAGCAAAAATCTGCAGGGCCCTCGAATACGCAGAATAATCAACCTGTTCATGTGCAGAGACCAGGACATTGCAATCCTTCCCAGTTTAGACTCCTCCACCAACCCTCTTTTGATATCCCAAAACCCATTGAACGTCCTCTTCCAACTTCTGTGTTTCCATCCCAACTGCATGCTCCAAATCTAGAGAGGAAGACAGTGGGACCGTACAGTCATCATACAGATGCCTCAGTTACTGGGGTTCAAAGGTTTATGGATTCTCTTAAAAAGCCGTATAATCTGGAGTTGAAAAATGAACCTGGGAGAGCATATTTAAAACACATCATTATAGATGGAAGCAACGTTGCAATTTCGTAAGTATTGCTAGTTTGTGCTACTTCTCTTTATTAAGTGTCAATGAATTTCAAAGTGAAACTGGGAGGAGCGAGCACACCTGGGTATAAAAGCCTGTCTTGTCAAAAATTCTTGTTAACTGGCCTCCATGTGACCAGCTATTTATTTACTACTCCAACAGAGTTCCCCAGCAATCTTGTAGTAATGGGCTAATTTGGTAAGGTGTATAGTGCTGAATTCTGTCCATTGCAAGCTAGATGAGCAACATGAACCTCATTTAATTGCCTAGTTAAACtgtagaaaaaaatcacagtttaaTACCTGTATTCTCCAGTTTCTATTATAAACATGTATGGTGTTACTGTTTAATGGTTGCCATGTTCCACTTAAGTGCTTTAGAAATTCTTCTAGATACATACCTCAGAGATGATGCTCAAATACTGTGCTGATGTGCGTGGTATAAGAATAGCAGTCCCATTTCTGTCATATGTGAAGCAATTCCCAGAGAAGAGTGTGTatgtttgggtgggggaggactTTGACCTCATGCTAAATAGAGCTACTGTCTATTTATTAAAGCTTAAAGTTTTTAGTATTTGATAAAATAGGTGTGAGTTTAActataatttttaatatttgtaagtCAATTGAAAAATTTAGTACATACTAATAGTTGTCCTAATTCtaagtttatatattttaaatgttattctGTGGTACCCTTAAAGATTTGACTTCCACTAAGGGGGATTGTGTATTTTGTTTGACGCCTACTGGATGCTGTGTGAAAGACTAACAAACAGAGGAAACAGTGCAAAGGACAGTATACAAAGTAAACTTACCGAAAATAGACTTCTACCTTTCAGTTATACTAATTTTAGGTGCTCGCAGTTTTTACCTATACTTGTTAAGAGTGAGActgggggctggtctacactaaagctgtaagtcaacctaagttgcGCTACTTCAGTTATGTAAGTtacataacttaggtcgacttacagtaGTGCCTGTGCCACAATGTgttgacgggagatgctctcccactaaCTTACcttctgcctctcagggaggtggagtacagacattgacaggagagcgctgTTCCATTGACTTAGCTTGTCTTCACCAGACTCACTAAATTGACActactgcatcgattgcagcagtgctgTAAGTATAGACGAGTCCTGAGATGGGACTTCTAAATTGCCCTCTCCTTTAGTTGATCTCATGCACCTCAAACTATGGAGTTTGCAAGCAAATGAGTAGTAGAGTGATTACTTGCTTGAGAATTCTTCACAAAAATGGAATGTGAAAGTGTGATAATCTAGGaacatttcatttcttttttgggGAAGTGCTGTTTTCCAGGAATAGACTAATTGAGCTTCCTGTTGCTCCACTGACTAATGCTAAGATAAGAAGTAACCCTGTCGTACTTTGAGTTCCTCTGCAATGAGAACAAAGAAACTGTCTAATATGAAAATAAGTGTCTCATCTGAAAACTCACCAGCAAAAAGTAAAAATTGATTACTTACAGCAAAAATAAAATcgaaccaaaacaaacaaacaaaaaccctctaTGGATTAATTTACTCCTGATTGGCTAGGAAGGGAATAAGCTAGACTTCATGTCCTCCTTTAAAACAGAccctttattttaaatatattgcttTAAAAGCAGGAAATACTAACTGAAGTGATATGAAGGACCTAATTATAGACATAAAACTTCCAAGTGGTGATTGAGGTCAGTGTTTGAATGGGTCACTTCAGAGAGTAGGCCAGAGTGCTGCCTGTAAGGGTAATTCAAGAAAGTATCCTATGCTGCAGGAAATGCTCTCAACTGGATGAGATATACAGCAGGTCTTATTCACTTGTAGCCATTAGATCCAAGATGCTGTTAAATAGAATTATTTTAAATCTGTGTCCTAAACAAACAAACTTTAGTTTAATATTTCTCAGAATATGTAAATTTTCCCTGCAATATCAATTTACAGCATTCTTTATTTCCTGCCCTAAACATTTAGTGTTTCTTTGTGCTGTTAAAAAGCTGGAATGTAGTTTCCCATCGGTATCTGTAAATATGTATGTATTTGTATATACATACATGCATAtgtgaattatttattttttttaaaaagtctgcaaaCTTTTGGCTAGATGAGGATAGAAAAATGGACTCTTAACTACTACACCTTGTACATCTAGAAGCAGCCATGGATTTAGCCACCCAACCCACAACTTACAGTTCACTAAATTGTGAATCTTGTTAACAAACAGTGGACAAATTTCCTTAGTTGTTAGGGAGAACATAACTTCCACAAATTCCTCCAGCTCCTTACCCAACCTGACATCCCCACTCTCCAAGCCCCAGTTTCATTTTGACACTAGAAGAGCCTGATAGATATTAACATCTGGATCCAGTGAAAAGGATGAAGGACTTGAAAAGAGGCTTGCTCAGTCATAGAAAATGTGAGAGTGCAGAGGATGTCATGAATGCTTGTATACAACAGAATAATATTTAGCACAAAACTATCTTTGTTTTACCAAAGTACTTATGACTTAATATATATTCTATGGAACTCTTAACTGTGGATTATTTTGTAGTGCATCGTGCTTCTGGTTTTGAaatctcctctcattttactttTATAATGGCttataaaaagtcaaaattttctgctaTTCAGATGCAGATCATGGTTGTTTGTGAAGTCTCTTCTACTGTTAAGCTGCACAATTAGTCCTAGGTATCCCCACTTCCAGTCATATCTTCAGAGTGTACTTACCTACTGTAAAGGTAGCTTTTCCCTTATTTTGCTGGGAATAGGAGATTTGAACTTTATTTCATTCCTTCAAGACTTTAAGAAAGATACCTTTCTTGCATTGGATATTTTAGTGACAGCTTGGCCTGGATCCTTCACATCCCTTTTGAGCTGgacgtttttgttttgttgcatgCGAATAAACATTCAGGTGCTAAAGTTCCATTACTCAGGAAGAAATTTATGTCATAGCTGTTAGAGCCACGAAAGAAATtcaaaattgaagaaaaaaaattctgcatctCTAGATGTTGAGTTGAAATTTCATGATGTTAAATCAGTTAGGGCTTTCAGCAGAAATTTGATCTCAACAGGTGCTGGTCTCATCAGATGTTCCCTGGACTCCTACAGATCATCCTTAAAGCCTGAAAGCTTCTCAGAAGAGAGATTAAAAGAAAGCAATTTGTCTTAAAACAGCAGCACCTGTTAGTACGGTAGTTAAGGGTATGTGTCAGATTCCTAATGAAGTATGTTACTTTAGGAGTTCATATTGTAGCTCTTAACTGTATTTCAATTTAGACTGAAATCTAGAATACAAAACATTAATAGTGACTAATTCTTTAGCCCTCAGTAGAATTAAAATAGGTTACTAACATAAATGTCATGGACTGATTTGTTTGGTGTCTGAGAGATGTTACTTTGTGGGGTGCAATGTTTTCTAGTTAGAACATCCTATTAATCTATtgtcagtattttaaaaatagtttaaaaatggtCTAGTgatcagtggtttgagaattgacctgctaaacccagggttgtgagttcaatccttgaggggggccttttagggaactggggtaaaaatctgtctggggattggtcctgctttgagcaaggggctggactagatgacctcctgaggtcccttccaaccctgatattctatgattctatgataaagaaCAGTAAAATATAGCTACATTCCCAAAAGTGTAGATTCTTTCAAGGTTGCTCAGATATCACAGTACTAAGTGCATTACAAAAACTCTCTGATCTTTTCCTTCACCCTTGTATTCCATCTACTTTGTGACcggtttctgtttttctttttcccctagTGTTAGCCTGATGACTTCTGTTTCAGGCCACTTATATTGGCTGATAGTTGAGTAGACCTGGGAGTGTTTCCAGAACTGGCTGCTGTCCTCATATCTCATCTCTTGGAACC
Above is a genomic segment from Chrysemys picta bellii isolate R12L10 chromosome 14, ASM1138683v2, whole genome shotgun sequence containing:
- the N4BP1 gene encoding NEDD4-binding protein 1, translated to MAAAGAADGPVPVLDEFTAPAEKSRFLEKSRGRIQSLFGVRLAVLEAPGDWCPSGRTPGSGPATDRIWLRLSGDKETVRSAKEYIKGLCEPELEEKECYPKDMHCIFVGAQSLFLNCLIQDTCADITVQEIGLLSIKGGAEAVVMARSHIQQFVMLFENNEGLLSDKESNIKKQFKQFVEAHADKYTMDLLILPSSLKRELLNLTQSDCCEADGNIIDLTTDSESTPEFSQNKTPKLTVMSGDGRTIGEEARKKAGTPVTELTKQMDTVFSNAPGKCFVPINGVTPLEASVSKERQSCKRRCSDAEERLPKKQFSLESDQEGRPTPCSKDPDRDAVIDLVSDSCNESDDPRFSITDCDDISEEMEYKILVNFFRTMGYSQKIVEKVISELGQSMEPLMLLEAIEKESTKFQKEKEQSPQISRTVSVHSGGNADLSQTLKDRGSISKNQLKPSHTLKETKNVKQKRANSPRAQLRAEDKMHVTDYKNKSALPSTKNSTEHCKQVHLNSSDQSPNSRTNDIETDGLIPSFNTAQELKKYGALKDVDFVARGSSDREHASVQTETVVQQKSAGPSNTQNNQPVHVQRPGHCNPSQFRLLHQPSFDIPKPIERPLPTSVFPSQLHAPNLERKTVGPYSHHTDASVTGVQRFMDSLKKPYNLELKNEPGRAYLKHIIIDGSNVAISHGLQKFFSCRGIAIAVDYFWKRGHRSITVFVPQWRTKRHPNIKEQHFLTQLQDVGILSLTPARMVLGATIAAHDDRFLLHLADKTGGIIVTNDNFREFVTESYSWREIIEKRLLQYTFVGDIFMIPDDPLGRNGPRLEDFLRSECCSRDFPPAQITLPTGGLHSSGTSHFMPIPKSCSNNRQPMNQVHGGPPSARLPFEPNLPNIQTGLTIPPQRSTTETIQLREALIKIFPDSEQRQKIDRILAEHPFMRDLNALSAMVLD